One genomic region from Thermomicrobium sp. 4228-Ro encodes:
- the mmgD gene encoding citrate synthase, producing MGAVEYRPGLEGVIATETAISYLDVEHEEIVVRGYNLLDLARQRTYVDVVGLLVNGHLPDAVERADLERQLLAVASVPAEIWQILRLLPPGMDAMDRLRTAVSALGGWDPAANSADPEQDRQSGFRVIAQSATIVANLLRVAEGGEPNLPDPRRSYPENFLWMITGRQPSPAEVRAFDQTLIAYAEHELPNSTFAARVIASTLADLYGALTGAVASLKGRLHGGANEAVMEMLLEAGDEDGLERLIREKLARKERIMGFGHRVYMRRMDPRAQLLKETLAQLVAEKGDPEGEKLVRMCQRGEDVMREERGLFPNLDYYAAPVYWVLGIPIDLYTPIFFAARTAGLVAHVVEQHAHNRLFRPRVLYTGPRGLKP from the coding sequence ATGGGTGCTGTGGAGTACCGGCCAGGGCTGGAGGGGGTCATCGCCACCGAGACCGCGATCTCCTACCTCGACGTCGAGCACGAGGAGATCGTCGTCCGCGGGTACAACCTCCTCGACCTGGCGCGCCAGCGGACCTACGTGGACGTTGTCGGCCTTCTGGTAAACGGTCACCTGCCCGATGCGGTCGAGCGGGCTGACCTCGAGCGGCAGCTGCTCGCGGTCGCCAGCGTTCCGGCGGAGATCTGGCAGATCCTGCGGCTGCTCCCGCCCGGGATGGACGCGATGGACCGCCTGCGGACGGCGGTCTCGGCGCTCGGCGGCTGGGACCCGGCGGCCAACTCGGCTGACCCCGAGCAGGACCGGCAGAGTGGCTTCCGGGTTATCGCGCAGTCGGCGACGATCGTCGCCAACCTGCTCCGCGTCGCCGAGGGGGGCGAGCCGAACTTGCCCGATCCGCGCCGCTCCTATCCCGAGAACTTCCTCTGGATGATCACCGGGCGCCAGCCGAGCCCGGCCGAGGTGCGGGCCTTCGACCAGACCTTGATCGCCTATGCCGAACACGAGCTGCCGAACTCGACCTTCGCGGCTCGCGTCATCGCCTCGACCCTGGCCGACCTCTATGGCGCACTGACGGGTGCGGTCGCCTCGCTGAAAGGGCGGCTCCACGGTGGTGCCAACGAGGCGGTTATGGAGATGCTGCTCGAGGCTGGTGACGAGGACGGTCTCGAGCGGCTGATCCGCGAGAAGCTCGCCCGCAAGGAGCGGATCATGGGCTTCGGCCACCGCGTCTACATGCGGCGGATGGACCCGCGCGCTCAGCTCCTCAAGGAGACGCTGGCCCAGCTGGTCGCCGAGAAAGGCGACCCGGAAGGGGAGAAGCTGGTGCGGATGTGCCAGCGTGGCGAGGACGTGATGCGCGAGGAGAGAGGACTCTTCCCGAACCTCGACTACTATGCGGCGCCGGTTTACTGGGTGCTCGGTATTCCGATCGACCTCTATACGCCGATCTTCTTCGCCGCGCGCACGGCCGGATTGGTCGCGCACGTGGTCGAGCAGCACGCGCACAACCGGCTCTTCCGGCCGCGGGTGCTCTACACCGGCCCGCGTGGCCTCAAGCCGTGA
- a CDS encoding Eco57I restriction-modification methylase domain-containing protein, whose protein sequence is MALAAPRELATGLSHTGTTAIRLVGSLFSPDFLETLRTDPASLPGQRPRDFGFPDERSFRDALAQAYRDALDLFRIFQSRLAQLPESDRATSLTRNVWVVPLLSLLGYDLERNERAYQLGEETYWISHRAGSPGDAPPVHIAGARQELGRVDPSGRPRRSPHALVQEFLNRGGQLWGLVTNGRILRLQRTSPALRTESYLEFDLEAIMAGERFVDFTVLYRLLHRSRLPSGLADAPQCWLEQYHQLAREHGARARDRLRDGVEQAIRILGNGFLRHPANAALRDAVARGALTPARFYELLLRLVYRLLFLLVVEERGLLGGNDLYRQGYCLERLRRLAEERSSTDEHDDQWAGLCVLFALLRGTGQLPDGRPLAALLDLPVLDGELFRPDPFEGWRLRNHDLLAAVDALSRIRDERGTLRRVNYAALDVEELGSVYESLLDHAPLLDLDAPEPFRFAPGTERRSTGSYYTPPELVRELVTSALEPVLGARLRDKKTREEREQAVLSLNVCDPAAGSGHFLLAAARRLARELARARTGEEEPAPEALRAALRDVVAHCLYGVDKNPLAVELCKVALWIEAHVPGQPLTFLDHRIRCGDSLVGVFDLAALKEGIPDAAYERDERDERARARGIRQRNQRERQQLPLTEGAVDVDETLFDLGLLTEGVERMPERTVEERLAKEQAYRQLANDPRFQRLRAACDLWTAAFFVDLTSSERVPTTGHVRQALAGKPVDPMVAATAEALASELRFFHWPLEFPDVFAGGGFDVVLGNPPWEQLQPEEVKFFASRGALRIATLSGEDRKRAIAKLASGTEQECQLYAEWQRYHKAVHRIADFVKRSFRFPLVGEGKVNTYAVFTELAWQLLGPRGRAGLVVPTNLATDHTTRHLFARLVDHRALVSLFDFENRRGIFAGVHRSYRFALVTLAQGNHPEPPRFAFLLQELADLDDPERVYTLAPEDFARINPNTRTAPVFVRRRDADLVRAIYQRVPVLVREDDPDGNPWGVQFCQGLFNMTSDSHLFRTREPLEHAGFALRGNVFARGEERYLPLYEAKLLHQFDHRWASYGGPGRWEDEPEAGGPSLERPPRQPDEAVALTLAAKQDPALVVLPRYWVPESEVTARLARRGWPHRWLLGWRDIARSTDERTVIASVLPAVGVGDTFLLLLPGKVHADVAWALLANLDALVLDYVARCKASGTHLKFHVMQQLPILPPSVYQRPCAWSPGETLAGWLRPRVLELVYTAWDLAPFARDLGDQGPPFRWDPARRAQLRAELDAAYFLLYGLERSDVEYVLGTFPVLRQNEEREYGDYRTARLVLAAYDALVAAQTLGEPYRSPLDPPPGDERVRHGREEDATG, encoded by the coding sequence ATGGCCCTGGCCGCTCCCCGCGAACTCGCCACCGGCCTGAGCCACACCGGCACCACCGCCATTCGCCTGGTCGGGAGCCTCTTCTCCCCCGACTTCCTGGAAACGCTCCGCACCGATCCCGCCAGCCTCCCGGGCCAGCGCCCGCGCGACTTCGGCTTCCCCGACGAGCGCTCGTTCCGCGACGCCCTGGCGCAGGCCTACCGCGACGCGCTCGACCTCTTCCGCATCTTCCAGAGCCGCCTGGCGCAGCTCCCCGAGTCCGACCGCGCCACCAGCCTCACCCGCAACGTCTGGGTCGTCCCCCTCCTCTCCCTGCTCGGCTACGACCTGGAGCGCAACGAACGGGCCTACCAGCTCGGCGAGGAGACCTACTGGATCTCCCACCGGGCCGGGAGCCCGGGCGACGCCCCACCCGTCCACATCGCTGGCGCCCGCCAGGAACTCGGCCGCGTCGACCCCTCCGGCCGGCCGCGCCGCTCGCCGCACGCGCTCGTCCAGGAGTTCCTCAACCGCGGCGGGCAACTGTGGGGACTCGTCACCAATGGCCGCATCCTGCGCCTGCAGCGCACCTCCCCCGCGCTGCGCACCGAGTCCTACCTCGAGTTCGACCTCGAGGCGATCATGGCCGGCGAGCGCTTCGTCGACTTCACCGTCCTCTACCGGCTGCTCCACCGCTCGCGCCTGCCCAGCGGGCTGGCCGACGCGCCCCAGTGCTGGCTCGAGCAGTACCACCAGCTGGCGCGCGAGCACGGTGCGCGAGCCCGCGACCGCTTGCGTGATGGCGTCGAGCAGGCGATCCGCATCCTCGGCAACGGCTTCCTGCGCCACCCGGCCAACGCGGCGCTGCGCGATGCGGTCGCCCGAGGAGCGCTCACGCCGGCCCGCTTCTACGAGCTCCTGCTGCGCCTCGTCTACCGGCTCCTCTTCCTCCTGGTGGTCGAGGAGCGTGGGCTCCTCGGCGGGAACGACCTCTACCGTCAGGGCTACTGCCTCGAACGCCTGCGCCGCCTGGCCGAGGAACGCTCCTCGACCGACGAGCACGACGACCAGTGGGCCGGGCTCTGCGTCCTCTTCGCCCTCCTCCGCGGCACCGGCCAGCTCCCGGACGGTCGCCCGCTCGCTGCCCTCCTCGACCTCCCCGTCCTCGACGGCGAGCTCTTCCGTCCCGATCCGTTCGAGGGGTGGCGGCTGCGGAACCACGACCTCCTGGCTGCGGTCGACGCCCTCTCGCGCATCCGCGACGAGCGGGGGACGCTGCGGCGCGTCAACTACGCCGCGCTCGACGTCGAGGAGCTGGGCTCGGTCTACGAGAGCCTGCTCGACCACGCGCCGCTCCTCGACCTCGACGCTCCCGAGCCGTTCCGCTTCGCGCCCGGTACCGAGCGCCGCTCGACCGGCTCCTACTACACCCCGCCGGAACTGGTGCGCGAGCTGGTGACCAGCGCGCTCGAGCCGGTGCTCGGGGCCCGCCTGCGCGACAAGAAGACCCGGGAGGAGCGCGAGCAGGCCGTCCTCTCCCTCAACGTCTGCGACCCGGCAGCCGGTTCCGGCCACTTCCTGCTGGCCGCCGCCCGGCGGCTGGCCCGCGAGCTGGCGCGCGCCCGCACCGGCGAGGAGGAGCCCGCGCCCGAGGCGCTCCGCGCGGCCCTGCGCGACGTGGTGGCCCACTGCCTGTACGGCGTCGACAAGAACCCACTGGCCGTCGAGCTGTGCAAGGTCGCGCTCTGGATCGAGGCGCACGTCCCGGGGCAACCGCTCACCTTCCTCGACCACCGCATCCGCTGCGGCGACTCGCTCGTCGGCGTCTTCGACCTCGCTGCGCTGAAAGAGGGGATCCCCGACGCCGCCTACGAGCGCGACGAGCGCGACGAGCGGGCGCGAGCGCGCGGGATCCGCCAGCGGAACCAGCGCGAGCGCCAGCAACTGCCGCTCACCGAAGGCGCCGTCGACGTCGACGAGACGCTCTTCGACCTGGGTCTCCTCACCGAGGGGGTCGAGCGGATGCCCGAGCGGACGGTCGAGGAGCGGCTGGCCAAGGAACAGGCCTACCGGCAGCTGGCCAACGACCCGCGCTTCCAGCGGTTGCGAGCGGCCTGCGACCTCTGGACGGCCGCCTTCTTCGTCGACCTCACGAGCAGCGAGCGCGTGCCGACGACCGGGCACGTCCGGCAGGCGCTGGCCGGCAAGCCGGTCGACCCCATGGTCGCCGCGACGGCCGAAGCGCTCGCCAGCGAGCTGCGCTTCTTCCACTGGCCGCTCGAGTTCCCCGACGTCTTCGCCGGCGGCGGCTTCGACGTCGTCCTCGGCAACCCGCCGTGGGAACAGCTGCAGCCTGAGGAAGTAAAGTTTTTCGCGTCGCGCGGTGCCCTTCGGATCGCCACCCTGTCGGGTGAGGATCGGAAGCGCGCGATAGCCAAGCTCGCCAGCGGGACAGAGCAGGAGTGCCAGCTGTACGCTGAATGGCAGCGATACCACAAGGCAGTTCATCGTATTGCGGATTTCGTCAAGCGATCGTTCCGCTTTCCTCTCGTGGGTGAGGGCAAGGTCAACACCTACGCCGTCTTCACCGAGCTGGCCTGGCAACTCCTCGGCCCGCGCGGCCGCGCCGGGCTGGTCGTCCCCACGAACCTGGCCACCGACCACACCACCCGGCACCTCTTCGCTCGACTCGTCGACCACCGGGCGCTCGTCTCGCTCTTCGACTTCGAGAACCGGCGTGGTATCTTCGCCGGTGTGCACCGCAGTTACCGCTTCGCGCTGGTGACGCTGGCGCAGGGGAACCATCCGGAGCCGCCGCGCTTCGCCTTCCTCCTGCAGGAACTCGCTGACCTCGACGATCCCGAGCGGGTCTACACGCTGGCACCGGAGGACTTCGCCCGCATCAACCCCAACACGCGCACGGCGCCGGTCTTCGTCCGCCGCCGCGATGCCGACCTCGTCCGCGCCATCTACCAGCGCGTCCCGGTGCTCGTGCGCGAGGACGACCCGGACGGGAACCCGTGGGGCGTACAGTTCTGCCAAGGTCTGTTCAACATGACTTCGGATTCCCACCTCTTCCGCACGCGCGAGCCGCTCGAGCACGCTGGGTTCGCCCTGCGCGGGAACGTGTTCGCGCGCGGGGAGGAGCGGTACCTGCCGCTCTACGAGGCCAAGCTCCTGCACCAGTTCGACCACCGCTGGGCGAGCTACGGTGGGCCGGGCCGCTGGGAGGACGAGCCGGAGGCCGGCGGGCCCTCCCTCGAGCGGCCGCCGCGCCAGCCGGACGAGGCGGTCGCGCTCACCCTGGCGGCCAAGCAGGATCCAGCGCTGGTCGTCCTGCCGCGCTACTGGGTGCCGGAAAGCGAGGTCACAGCGCGGCTGGCGCGGCGGGGCTGGCCGCACCGCTGGCTCCTCGGCTGGCGGGATATCGCCCGCTCGACGGACGAGCGCACCGTCATCGCCAGCGTCCTCCCGGCCGTGGGGGTGGGAGATACTTTCCTTTTACTTCTTCCTGGCAAGGTGCACGCCGATGTCGCCTGGGCGCTCCTCGCCAACCTCGACGCCCTCGTGCTCGACTATGTGGCTCGTTGCAAGGCGAGTGGAACGCACCTGAAGTTCCACGTGATGCAGCAGCTCCCCATCCTCCCGCCCAGCGTCTACCAGCGCCCCTGCGCCTGGTCGCCCGGCGAGACGTTGGCCGGGTGGCTGC
- a CDS encoding ABC transporter permease, protein MRGLVRLIWLEFLLQLREPFAAFFPLAFPPLLILLFGSIYGNEPKPELGGLGTIDVTVPGYIALVLATVGIFNLPISLASYRERGFLRRLAVTPLSPFAIFLAHLVSLALLTVCGILLLVLVAKAGYHLRFPGSLPSAIAAGMVGGLALYAFGFALAALAPTARTAQVASMLLFYPMLFLSGMALPREILPERVQQVATVFPATPVVTVLRAAWENTAWWQHESQALLVLALWTIASLAVAAWRFRWE, encoded by the coding sequence ATGCGTGGTCTCGTTCGCCTGATATGGCTCGAGTTTCTCCTGCAGCTCCGCGAACCCTTCGCCGCCTTCTTCCCGCTCGCCTTCCCACCCCTGCTTATCCTCCTGTTCGGCAGTATCTACGGTAACGAGCCAAAACCTGAGTTGGGTGGGCTGGGCACCATCGACGTGACTGTCCCAGGCTACATCGCGCTGGTGCTGGCGACCGTCGGGATCTTCAACTTGCCCATCTCGCTGGCCAGCTATCGCGAGCGCGGCTTCCTGCGCCGCCTCGCGGTCACCCCGCTGTCCCCGTTCGCCATCTTCCTCGCGCACCTCGTCTCACTCGCGCTCCTCACGGTCTGCGGCATCCTGCTCCTCGTCCTGGTCGCGAAGGCCGGCTATCATCTCCGATTCCCTGGTTCGCTGCCGAGCGCGATCGCCGCAGGGATGGTCGGTGGTCTCGCCCTGTACGCCTTCGGCTTCGCCCTGGCTGCTCTCGCACCGACGGCACGCACGGCCCAGGTCGCCTCGATGCTGCTCTTCTACCCGATGCTCTTCCTCTCCGGCATGGCTCTCCCGCGCGAGATCCTGCCCGAGCGCGTCCAGCAGGTCGCGACCGTCTTCCCCGCCACGCCGGTGGTGACCGTGCTCCGCGCTGCCTGGGAGAACACCGCTTGGTGGCAGCACGAGTCGCAGGCGCTCCTCGTGCTCGCACTCTGGACGATCGCCTCGCTCGCCGTCGCGGCCTGGCGCTTCCGCTGGGAGTGA
- a CDS encoding winged helix-turn-helix domain-containing protein, with protein sequence MTLDELIHQPTRLRIMAALAALAPNSEVEFTYLRDLLELTDGNLSAHLLRLEEAGYVRSRKTFVGRKPRTYVALTPRGRAAFESHRAALLALLSGQAPQPDGTPGTTDRSTEQTGGTA encoded by the coding sequence ATGACGCTCGATGAACTGATCCACCAGCCGACACGCCTGCGCATCATGGCTGCCCTCGCGGCCCTCGCTCCAAACAGCGAGGTCGAGTTCACCTACCTGCGCGACCTCCTGGAACTCACCGACGGCAACCTCTCGGCCCATCTCCTTCGGTTGGAGGAAGCGGGCTACGTGCGCAGCCGCAAGACCTTCGTCGGACGGAAGCCGCGTACCTACGTCGCGCTCACGCCGCGGGGCCGGGCGGCCTTCGAGAGCCACCGTGCAGCCCTGCTCGCCCTGCTCTCCGGCCAAGCGCCCCAACCCGACGGCACACCCGGCACCACCGACCGGTCGACCGAACAGACAGGAGGGACGGCGTGA
- a CDS encoding ABC transporter ATP-binding protein: MNVIEVEGLRKVYGSTVAVDGVSFRVEDGEIFGIVGPNGAGKTTTIECLEGLRRPDAGVVRVLGRDPARERRQLAAHIGVQLQESALPDRLRVGEALALFAALYPRSRDGRELLAQLGLAEQRRTPFGKLSGGQKQRLFLALALVHDPAILFLDELTTGLDPHGRRTVWELIRSLRARGKTILLSTHLMEEAEALCDRVAVFHRGRIVALDSPSRLIARTVGNLLVTLRIPDGSAVPRLSAIPGVRGTEYRDETLTVYAEDDRAVAAVVQQLVEQGVPLRELRVSSGRLEDAYLTLTGTPLVREES; this comes from the coding sequence GTGAACGTCATCGAAGTCGAAGGGTTGCGGAAGGTCTACGGTTCGACCGTAGCGGTCGATGGTGTGAGCTTCCGGGTCGAGGACGGCGAGATCTTCGGTATCGTCGGGCCCAACGGTGCCGGCAAGACGACGACCATCGAGTGTCTCGAGGGCCTGCGACGTCCGGATGCCGGTGTCGTGCGCGTCCTCGGTCGCGACCCGGCCCGCGAGCGTCGGCAGCTCGCCGCGCACATCGGCGTCCAGCTCCAGGAGAGCGCGCTCCCCGACCGCCTCCGCGTCGGTGAAGCCCTGGCGCTCTTCGCCGCTCTCTACCCGCGCTCCCGGGACGGCCGCGAACTCCTCGCCCAGCTCGGTCTGGCCGAGCAACGCCGTACGCCCTTCGGCAAACTGAGCGGCGGGCAGAAACAGCGCCTCTTTCTCGCCCTCGCACTCGTCCATGACCCGGCTATCCTCTTTCTCGACGAACTCACGACCGGCCTCGACCCCCACGGTCGGCGTACCGTCTGGGAACTCATCCGCTCGCTCCGTGCGCGCGGCAAGACGATCCTCCTGAGCACCCACCTCATGGAGGAGGCCGAGGCGCTCTGCGACCGCGTCGCGGTCTTCCACCGGGGCCGCATCGTCGCGCTCGACTCACCCTCGCGCCTCATCGCACGCACGGTCGGGAACCTGCTCGTCACGCTCCGGATTCCGGACGGCAGTGCAGTTCCCCGGCTGTCCGCCATTCCGGGCGTCCGCGGTACGGAGTACCGCGACGAGACCCTTACCGTGTATGCCGAAGACGACCGCGCGGTCGCTGCCGTCGTGCAGCAGCTCGTCGAGCAGGGAGTCCCCCTCCGCGAGCTTCGAGTCTCGAGTGGCCGCCTGGAGGACGCCTATCTCACCCTGACGGGTACGCCGCTGGTGCGAGAGGAGTCGTGA
- a CDS encoding helicase-related protein: MSVQPGSVVRYRYREWVVLPGDDPAVVLLRPLTGTTEDALPVHRQLADLLAYTLPSERLEPARFPLPDPTALADAEAVRLLGLATRLLLREGAAPFRSLGRISVRPRPYQLVPLLMALRLDPVRLLIADDVGVGKTIEAGLIARELWDNGEIRRLTVLCPPPLTDQWASELRDKFNLEPVVVAPATLAALERTLPTGRSLYRHYPVVVASIDFLKLPRNREPFLAEAPDLVIVDEAHGVVPASAAERDPRHLRYELVRALARDPRRHLLLLTATPHSGIQRAFQRLLGLLDPTFEQWELDRLDEEQRRQLARHFVQRTRADIRSQWPEAEHHYPQRQAVERTYRLSPAYRELFDEVFTFCRQLVERSRQLPDRERRFQWWAALTLLRCVMSSPRAGAEALERREPPSEDEAEATPLAELPSANGAEPAALFGLEPTEQPALDEVPSHRLELASDRRTALSDSERRRLRDLARRARTLAADPAQDTKLQECLAAVRELLARGSAPVVWCVFVDTAEYVAEQLRAALEAEFPDLVVECLTGRIGDEERRERVQALQQAPQRVLVATDCLSEGVNLQDAFDAVLHYDLPWNPNRLEQREGRVDRFGQSRPHVTAVRLYGLDNPVDAEVVDILIRKADQIRKHLGIYVPVPEDEGWLAELLVHRLFERPRQTQLALPLGPDPSDALLRRWDEDTERERVRRTRFAQHALDPRAVLRELEACDAVLGDEHAVRDFVAAAAQRLGAHVRLDDDGTLTLSGLATLPDAVQLALPRQVREPWRIAFTFPHPSGTPWVGRNHPFTAALARYLVELAFERPTAASVVARAGVVRTGLVPRVTTLALLRARFLLRRPERPDAVLEDVLVTGCDLLAEQWLDPGEARRLLDAARPEAEIPLAERRELAALALEPLAELLGQPEPAGPLAGQLEARATALREAHRRVREAAGARLRGLAVEPLWPPDLVALLVLQPKR, translated from the coding sequence ATGTCCGTCCAGCCCGGTTCGGTCGTCCGCTACCGCTACCGCGAGTGGGTCGTCCTGCCCGGTGACGATCCCGCGGTCGTCCTGCTCCGACCGCTCACCGGGACGACCGAGGACGCACTCCCTGTCCACCGCCAGCTGGCCGACCTGCTCGCCTACACGCTCCCCAGCGAGCGGCTCGAACCCGCTCGCTTCCCGCTCCCCGATCCCACTGCGCTCGCCGACGCCGAGGCAGTGCGCCTGCTCGGGCTGGCTACCCGCTTGCTCCTGCGCGAGGGTGCTGCCCCCTTCCGTTCGCTCGGACGCATCTCCGTCCGTCCGCGCCCCTACCAGCTCGTCCCCCTCCTCATGGCGCTGCGACTCGACCCCGTACGCCTCCTCATCGCCGACGACGTCGGTGTCGGCAAGACGATCGAAGCGGGACTCATCGCCCGCGAGCTCTGGGACAACGGCGAGATCCGCCGTCTGACCGTCCTCTGTCCGCCGCCGCTCACCGACCAGTGGGCGAGCGAGCTGCGCGACAAGTTCAATCTCGAACCGGTCGTCGTCGCGCCAGCCACGCTCGCTGCGCTCGAGCGGACGCTCCCCACCGGCCGTTCGCTGTACCGCCACTACCCGGTCGTCGTCGCCTCGATCGACTTCCTCAAGCTGCCCCGCAACCGCGAGCCCTTCCTCGCCGAGGCACCCGACCTGGTCATCGTCGACGAGGCCCACGGTGTCGTCCCAGCCAGCGCGGCCGAGCGCGACCCGCGCCACCTCCGCTACGAGCTCGTCCGCGCACTCGCCCGCGACCCTCGTCGCCATCTCCTGCTGCTCACTGCCACACCGCACTCCGGCATCCAGCGCGCCTTCCAGCGCCTGCTCGGCCTCCTCGACCCCACCTTCGAGCAGTGGGAGCTCGACCGACTCGACGAGGAGCAGCGCCGGCAGCTGGCCCGCCATTTCGTCCAGCGGACTCGGGCCGATATCCGTTCGCAGTGGCCAGAAGCTGAACACCACTACCCACAGCGCCAGGCTGTCGAACGCACCTACCGTCTCTCGCCAGCCTACCGAGAGCTCTTCGACGAGGTGTTCACCTTCTGCCGCCAGCTCGTCGAGCGGAGCCGCCAGCTCCCCGACCGCGAGCGCCGCTTCCAGTGGTGGGCCGCCCTCACCCTCCTGCGCTGCGTCATGTCCAGCCCGCGGGCCGGTGCCGAAGCGCTCGAGCGGCGCGAGCCCCCCAGCGAAGACGAGGCGGAGGCCACGCCGCTCGCCGAACTCCCCAGCGCGAACGGCGCCGAACCGGCCGCACTCTTCGGACTCGAACCGACCGAGCAGCCAGCGCTCGACGAGGTGCCCAGCCACCGGCTGGAGCTGGCGAGCGACCGCCGTACCGCGCTGAGCGACAGCGAGCGCCGGCGCCTCCGCGACCTCGCCCGCCGCGCTCGGACGCTCGCGGCGGATCCAGCCCAGGACACCAAACTCCAGGAATGCCTCGCCGCTGTGCGCGAGCTGCTCGCGCGCGGCTCGGCACCCGTCGTCTGGTGCGTCTTCGTCGATACCGCCGAGTACGTCGCCGAGCAGCTGCGCGCGGCGCTCGAAGCGGAGTTCCCCGACCTCGTCGTCGAGTGCCTGACCGGCCGCATCGGCGACGAGGAACGCCGCGAGCGTGTCCAGGCGCTCCAGCAGGCACCGCAGCGCGTCCTCGTCGCGACCGACTGCCTGAGCGAAGGCGTCAACCTCCAAGACGCCTTCGATGCCGTCCTCCACTACGACCTCCCCTGGAACCCGAACCGGCTGGAGCAGCGCGAAGGCCGGGTCGACCGCTTCGGCCAGTCCCGACCGCACGTCACCGCCGTGCGCCTCTACGGCCTCGATAACCCGGTCGACGCCGAGGTGGTCGACATCCTGATCCGCAAGGCCGACCAGATCCGCAAGCATCTCGGCATTTACGTCCCCGTCCCCGAGGACGAGGGCTGGCTCGCCGAACTCCTCGTCCACCGGCTCTTCGAGCGCCCGCGCCAGACCCAGCTCGCGCTGCCGCTCGGCCCCGATCCCAGCGACGCGCTGCTCCGTCGCTGGGACGAGGACACCGAGCGCGAGCGCGTCCGCCGCACCCGCTTCGCCCAGCACGCGCTCGACCCCCGAGCCGTCCTGCGCGAACTGGAAGCGTGCGATGCCGTGCTCGGTGACGAGCACGCCGTCCGCGACTTCGTGGCCGCTGCAGCCCAGCGGCTCGGTGCCCACGTCCGCCTCGACGACGACGGGACGCTCACGCTCAGCGGGCTCGCCACGCTCCCGGACGCGGTGCAGCTCGCCCTTCCGCGGCAGGTGCGGGAGCCCTGGCGCATCGCCTTCACCTTCCCGCACCCCTCCGGTACACCCTGGGTCGGCCGCAACCACCCGTTCACCGCCGCGCTCGCCCGCTACCTCGTCGAGCTCGCCTTCGAGCGGCCGACCGCGGCGTCGGTCGTAGCCCGAGCCGGCGTCGTCCGCACCGGTCTCGTCCCGCGCGTGACCACGCTCGCCCTGCTGCGTGCCCGCTTCCTGCTCCGCCGGCCGGAGCGGCCGGACGCCGTGCTCGAGGACGTCCTCGTCACCGGCTGCGACCTCCTGGCCGAGCAGTGGCTCGACCCCGGCGAGGCTCGTCGCTTGCTCGATGCGGCGCGTCCCGAGGCCGAGATCCCGCTCGCTGAACGCCGCGAGCTGGCGGCGCTCGCGCTGGAGCCGCTCGCCGAGCTGCTCGGGCAGCCCGAGCCGGCCGGCCCGCTCGCTGGGCAACTCGAAGCCCGCGCGACCGCACTGCGCGAGGCGCACCGGCGTGTCCGCGAGGCGGCTGGTGCCCGCCTGCGCGGGCTGGCGGTCGAGCCGCTCTGGCCACCTGACCTGGTCGCCCTGCTCGTCTTGCAGCCGAAGCGGTGA